In candidate division WOR-3 bacterium, the genomic window GAGCGGATCGTCCCGGGTCATACGCAGTTCGTCGTGGAGTCGCGCCGGGGACGTCCTGTGTGTGCGCCGCAGCTCCAATCAAGCGTCCTGCCGCACCGAGGGCCTCGGGTTCCGTTGCTGCGGACCGGCGATTCCCAATTCACAACGGGCGGTTGTCGAGCCGGAACCACCAAGGCGCGGCTCGCCCGACGCGACGCACCCGACACAGGAAGGGAATGACACCATGCCACCGATGGATCTCAGCCCACCGGACGCCGGAGCTGGTGCACTTCCTGCGAGCAACGAGCAGAAATGGCAAAGGGATGGTTCGGTGATGGTCAGAGTCCTTGGGGGCAACTTCACCATGGGCTCAGACCGTGGCGAAAGTGACGAGAAGCCGACGCGCGAAGTCAACATTGCTGAGTTCTGGATCGACAGGTGCGAAGTAACCAATCGGCAATACAAACACTTCTGCGATGCCACCAACCGCGTCTATCCGAGCGACCCGGGCTTCCCGGGCATGTCGAGTTACTTCAGGAACCGGCCCGACTACCCGGTCGTGAACGTCTCCTTTGACGACGCGCAGGCCTACTGCGAGTGGGCGGGTAAGCGTCTCCCGACCGAGGCTGAATGGGAGAAGGCGGCACGAGGGATCGACCAGAGAACCTACCCCTGGGGCGAATGGGACCCGAACAACGCACGATGTAACTCGTCGTCCAAAGCCGACGGCTACGCATACACCGCGCCCGTTGGTTCATTCCCTGCCGGCGCCTCGCCGTGTGGGGCCTTGGATATGGCCGGCAATGTCCGAGAGTGGTGCAAGGTAGTACACGATTACACGATAAACCGTGAGATGATCGTCCAAGCCAGGAGTGTCCAGCGCGGCGGATCCGCTGACCTACCTGATGCGGCTCTACGTTGCTCCTCCCGTTCGTGGCGACCGGCACGAGGCGACTACATAGGCTTTCGGTGCTGCCGCTGAGAATCTGTGGAGCAGAAATCGGGGGAGGATTCTGGGGACATGGATAATCCCGGGGTCACAATAGGTCATGATTGAC contains:
- a CDS encoding formylglycine-generating enzyme family protein; the protein is MNRKAGVVDEFVRLVGGVAAIVVTLTPLSTFAAEDESTEGIWRPLGKNAQGYEECLWLRDSSVMVKVPAGVFTMGSDGDQPCEKPAHEVYLDEFWIDKCEVTNRQYKRFCDATERKYPRDPDDFDVPDYFKSRPDYPVVNVSWEDADAYCSWAGKRLPTEAEWEKAARGTDARKYPWGSRRPGSSRHGNFADDALGRWHPGWPRINGYDDGYSNTAPVGSFALGASPYGCMDMAGNVYEWCSDYYSDDYFGGSTKNPTGPRSGSSRVIRSSSWSRAGDVLCVRRSSNQASCRTEGLGFRCCGPAIPNSQRAVVEPEPPRRGSPDATHPTQEGNDTMPPMDLSPPDAGAGALPASNEQKWQRDGSVMVRVLGGNFTMGSDRGESDEKPTREVNIAEFWIDRCEVTNRQYKHFCDATNRVYPSDPGFPGMSSYFRNRPDYPVVNVSFDDAQAYCEWAGKRLPTEAEWEKAARGIDQRTYPWGEWDPNNARCNSSSKADGYAYTAPVGSFPAGASPCGALDMAGNVREWCKVVHDYTINREMIVQARSVQRGGSADLPDAALRCSSRSWRPARGDYIGFRCCR